From a single Phalacrocorax carbo chromosome 10, bPhaCar2.1, whole genome shotgun sequence genomic region:
- the DNAJA3 gene encoding dnaJ homolog subfamily A member 3, mitochondrial isoform X2 codes for MAAGSSSRWFRAAAAAGRSCGPGNGRLPFLWLVRGLGGPLPPAAAAAAAAARRRRLPLLPLCAAGTHRAAAASFHSSAAARAKEDYYQVLGVPRTATQKEIKKAYYQLAKKYHPDTNKDDPKAKEKFSQLAEAYEVLSDEVKRKQYDAYGTASFDPGAAGAGAGRQYWSSGPSIDPEELFRKIFGEFSGSPFGDFQNAFDQPQEYIMELTFNQAAKGVNKEIVVNINDSCERCNGKGHEPGTKVQRCHYCSGTGMETINTGPFVMRSTCRRCGGRGSIITTPCVVCRGTGQTKQKKTVMVPVPAGVEDGQTVRMPVGKKEIFITFRVQKSSVFRRNGADIHSDLLISIAQAVLGGTARCQGLYETINIAIPPGIQPDQRIRMSGKGIPKVNSYGYGDHYIHIKIKVPQRLTDRQRALMMSYAEDETDVDGTVNGVTNTASGKRSAGN; via the exons ATGGCGGCCGGCAGCTCCTCACGCTGGTTCAgggccgctgctgccgccggcAGGAGCTGCGGGCCGGGGAACGGGCGGTTGCCGTTCCTCTGGCTCGTCCGAGGGCTCGGCGGCCCGctgcctcccgccgccgccgccgccgccgccgctgcccgccgccgccgcctccccctccTGCCGCTGTGCGCCGCGG GGACCcaccgcgccgccgccgcttccTTCCACAGCAGCGCCGCGGCCCGCGCCAAGGAGGACTATTACCAGGTGCTGGGGGTGCCCCGCACCGCCACCCAGAAGGAGATCAAGAAAGCCTACTACCAG CTGGCAAAGAAATACCACCCTGATACAAATAAGGATGACCCTAAAGCTAAAGAGAAGTTCTCTCAGTTGGCAGAAGCCTATGAG GTATTAAGTGATGAAGTGAAGCGGAAACAATATGATGCATATGGCACGGCTAGTTTTGATCCTGGCGCGGCAGGTGCCGGTGCTGGGCGGCAGTACTGGAGCAGTGGTCCATCAATTGATCCGGaagagcttttcagaaaaatcttcGGAGAGTTTTCGGGATCCCCTTTTGGCGATTTTCAGAATGCCTTTGACCAGCCACAGGAG TATATCATGGAACTGACATTCAACCAAGCTGCAAAAGGGGTTAACAAGGAGATTGTGGTGAATATCAACGACTCCTGCGAGCGATGCAATGGTAAAGGACACGAACCTGGTACCAAAGTGCAGCGCTGTCACTACTGCAGCGGCACTGGCATG GAGACGATAAATACCGGCCCTTTTGTAATGCGATCTACGTGCCGACGGTGTGGCGGTCGGGGTTCCATCATAACAACGCCGTGTGTAGTATGTCGAGGAACGGGGCAAACCAAACAGAAGAAGACAGTGATGGTTCCTGTGCCAGCTG gcGTTGAGGATGGGCAGACGGTTCGGATGCctgtggggaagaaagaaattttcattACGTTCAGG GTTCAAAAAAGTTCTGTGTTCAGAAGAAATGGAGCAGATATCCATTCGGATCTCCTTATTTCAATAGCACAGGCTGTTCTGGGAGGCACAGCCAGATGTCAAGGCTTGTATGAGACAATCAATATCGCA ATACCTCCCGGTATTCAGCCAGACCAGAGAATTCGAATGAGTGGGAAGGGCATTCCCAAAGTAAACAGCTATGGCTACGGAGACCACTACATTCATATAAAGATAAAAGTTCCTCA GAGGCTGACGGATCGCCAGAGAGCCTTAATGATGAGCTATGCTGAGGATGAGACAGACGTGGACGGCACGGTGAACGGAGTCACAAATACAGCATCAG GGAAGCGTTCTGCTGGAAACTAa
- the DNAJA3 gene encoding dnaJ homolog subfamily A member 3, mitochondrial isoform X1 — MAAGSSSRWFRAAAAAGRSCGPGNGRLPFLWLVRGLGGPLPPAAAAAAAAARRRRLPLLPLCAAGTHRAAAASFHSSAAARAKEDYYQVLGVPRTATQKEIKKAYYQLAKKYHPDTNKDDPKAKEKFSQLAEAYEVLSDEVKRKQYDAYGTASFDPGAAGAGAGRQYWSSGPSIDPEELFRKIFGEFSGSPFGDFQNAFDQPQEYIMELTFNQAAKGVNKEIVVNINDSCERCNGKGHEPGTKVQRCHYCSGTGMETINTGPFVMRSTCRRCGGRGSIITTPCVVCRGTGQTKQKKTVMVPVPAGVEDGQTVRMPVGKKEIFITFRVQKSSVFRRNGADIHSDLLISIAQAVLGGTARCQGLYETINIAIPPGIQPDQRIRMSGKGIPKVNSYGYGDHYIHIKIKVPQRLTDRQRALMMSYAEDETDVDGTVNGVTNTASGGRATASTDAGGDRPEAEENKEGFLSKLKKIFSS, encoded by the exons ATGGCGGCCGGCAGCTCCTCACGCTGGTTCAgggccgctgctgccgccggcAGGAGCTGCGGGCCGGGGAACGGGCGGTTGCCGTTCCTCTGGCTCGTCCGAGGGCTCGGCGGCCCGctgcctcccgccgccgccgccgccgccgccgctgcccgccgccgccgcctccccctccTGCCGCTGTGCGCCGCGG GGACCcaccgcgccgccgccgcttccTTCCACAGCAGCGCCGCGGCCCGCGCCAAGGAGGACTATTACCAGGTGCTGGGGGTGCCCCGCACCGCCACCCAGAAGGAGATCAAGAAAGCCTACTACCAG CTGGCAAAGAAATACCACCCTGATACAAATAAGGATGACCCTAAAGCTAAAGAGAAGTTCTCTCAGTTGGCAGAAGCCTATGAG GTATTAAGTGATGAAGTGAAGCGGAAACAATATGATGCATATGGCACGGCTAGTTTTGATCCTGGCGCGGCAGGTGCCGGTGCTGGGCGGCAGTACTGGAGCAGTGGTCCATCAATTGATCCGGaagagcttttcagaaaaatcttcGGAGAGTTTTCGGGATCCCCTTTTGGCGATTTTCAGAATGCCTTTGACCAGCCACAGGAG TATATCATGGAACTGACATTCAACCAAGCTGCAAAAGGGGTTAACAAGGAGATTGTGGTGAATATCAACGACTCCTGCGAGCGATGCAATGGTAAAGGACACGAACCTGGTACCAAAGTGCAGCGCTGTCACTACTGCAGCGGCACTGGCATG GAGACGATAAATACCGGCCCTTTTGTAATGCGATCTACGTGCCGACGGTGTGGCGGTCGGGGTTCCATCATAACAACGCCGTGTGTAGTATGTCGAGGAACGGGGCAAACCAAACAGAAGAAGACAGTGATGGTTCCTGTGCCAGCTG gcGTTGAGGATGGGCAGACGGTTCGGATGCctgtggggaagaaagaaattttcattACGTTCAGG GTTCAAAAAAGTTCTGTGTTCAGAAGAAATGGAGCAGATATCCATTCGGATCTCCTTATTTCAATAGCACAGGCTGTTCTGGGAGGCACAGCCAGATGTCAAGGCTTGTATGAGACAATCAATATCGCA ATACCTCCCGGTATTCAGCCAGACCAGAGAATTCGAATGAGTGGGAAGGGCATTCCCAAAGTAAACAGCTATGGCTACGGAGACCACTACATTCATATAAAGATAAAAGTTCCTCA GAGGCTGACGGATCGCCAGAGAGCCTTAATGATGAGCTATGCTGAGGATGAGACAGACGTGGACGGCACGGTGAACGGAGTCACAAATACAGCATCAG GTGGCAGGGCCACGGCTAGCACTGACGCAGGCGGGGATAGGCCTGAGGCTGAGGAGAACAAGGAGGGATTCCTTTCCaaacttaagaaaatatttagctcCTGA